A DNA window from Microcystis aeruginosa NIES-843 contains the following coding sequences:
- a CDS encoding Txe/YoeB family addiction module toxin: protein MPFSIRVPSLITSVYCITQTEEPKIVDLIDDILCHPFSGIGKPEPLKYQLKGYWSRRINDEHRLVYKITETEIIIISCKFHYD, encoded by the coding sequence ATGCCTTTCTCTATAAGGGTTCCATCTCTTATAACCTCCGTTTATTGCATAACACAAACCGAAGAGCCAAAAATCGTTGATTTAATTGATGATATATTGTGCCATCCTTTCTCTGGAATCGGTAAACCCGAACCGTTAAAATATCAACTCAAGGGTTATTGGTCAAGACGCATTAATGATGAACATCGCTTAGTATATAAAATTACAGAAACAGAAATTATTATTATCAGTTGTAAATTTCATTATGACTAG
- a CDS encoding DUF2442 domain-containing protein, translated as MRVKENLLTESIPFPKKELFLHVICVKYLDKYQLKLTFNNGIEGIVDLEQELYGEIFEPLKDKSLFQKVYVNSRTIEWPNGADFAPEFLFEIALDKQPVSMVGDRVGYANEM; from the coding sequence ATGCGCGTCAAAGAAAACCTCTTAACAGAATCGATCCCCTTCCCTAAAAAGGAGCTATTTCTTCATGTTATCTGTGTGAAATATCTGGATAAGTATCAATTAAAGCTAACCTTTAATAATGGAATAGAAGGGATTGTAGATTTAGAACAAGAATTGTATGGAGAAATCTTTGAACCCTTAAAAGATAAAAGCTTATTTCAAAAAGTATATGTAAATAGTCGGACAATAGAATGGCCAAACGGAGCAGACTTTGCCCCTGAATTTTTATTTGAAATTGCCCTCGACAAGCAACCGGTTAGTATGGTCGGTGATCGTGTAGGGTACGCTAATGAAATGTAA
- a CDS encoding DUF4160 domain-containing protein, whose product MIANLVVRSLFDDGKCDRFLGMRAIAYNRGQTFRKQPLLRFLLMPNLSSFYGIKITMNYNDHNPPHIHAEYQDYEAIIMIQTGEVCGQMPKRGLNLIWEWLDLQQSELLENWENARQRKPLNRIDPLP is encoded by the coding sequence GTGATCGCTAATCTTGTAGTGCGATCGCTTTTTGATGATGGGAAGTGCGATCGTTTTTTGGGAATGAGGGCGATCGCTTACAATAGGGGGCAAACTTTTAGAAAGCAACCTTTATTACGATTCTTACTCATGCCTAATCTATCAAGCTTCTATGGAATCAAAATCACAATGAACTATAATGATCACAATCCGCCTCATATCCATGCCGAGTATCAAGATTATGAAGCGATTATAATGATTCAAACAGGTGAAGTTTGTGGTCAAATGCCCAAAAGAGGATTAAATTTAATATGGGAGTGGCTTGATCTACAACAATCTGAACTATTGGAGAACTGGGAAAATGCGCGTCAAAGAAAACCTCTTAACAGAATCGATCCCCTTCCCTAA
- a CDS encoding RICIN domain-containing protein, translated as MPENLKIGAFVFGAILLLIAILGGNFSVFGAEVVSTVYNPLLRFMAFVLSVIFLVVAMHPSVNLPDSTSVNAAYKNGSTGLCLDSNTEGKVYTLGCNGGNFQNWKRSGQSLVNVSTGLCLDSNTEGKVYTLGCNGGNFQNWN; from the coding sequence ATGCCAGAGAACTTGAAAATCGGAGCGTTCGTCTTTGGCGCAATTCTTTTGTTGATTGCCATTCTTGGAGGTAACTTCAGTGTTTTTGGGGCTGAGGTAGTGTCAACTGTTTACAATCCACTCTTACGCTTTATGGCGTTCGTACTAAGCGTAATTTTTTTGGTTGTAGCAATGCATCCATCAGTAAACTTACCTGATTCGACATCAGTGAATGCAGCATATAAGAACGGCTCGACTGGCTTGTGTCTGGATAGCAACACTGAGGGCAAGGTCTACACCCTGGGTTGCAACGGCGGCAACTTCCAAAACTGGAAGAGATCTGGTCAGAGCTTAGTTAATGTGTCCACTGGCTTGTGTCTGGATAGCAACACTGAGGGCAAGGTCTACACCCTGGGTTGCAACGGCGGCAACTTCCAAAACTGGAATTAG
- a CDS encoding DUF1214 domain-containing protein produces MLLFWSVILYSNQTRAMIQADQQFPSVGSQTKGLLVNADGSVDIYFGPKPPAGKENNWVQTIPETGWNTILRLYSPLEPWFDKTWQPGEIELLY; encoded by the coding sequence GTGCTACTATTCTGGTCAGTGATTCTTTACAGTAACCAGACGCGAGCGATGATTCAGGCGGATCAACAGTTTCCTAGTGTCGGTAGTCAGACAAAGGGACTTTTGGTTAATGCCGATGGCTCTGTAGATATCTATTTCGGGCCGAAACCGCCTGCGGGTAAGGAGAATAACTGGGTGCAGACGATTCCTGAAACGGGTTGGAATACGATTCTTCGGCTTTATAGCCCGCTTGAGCCTTGGTTTGATAAGACTTGGCAACCAGGAGAGATCGAGTTATTATATTAA
- a CDS encoding type II toxin-antitoxin system HicB family antitoxin, whose product MNYPIIIYPCEEGGFVAEIPALSGCLAQGETLEETLQELLIVKDLWLETAQKYNQKLPNLETEIAKIKALSTV is encoded by the coding sequence ATGAATTATCCAATTATTATTTATCCCTGTGAAGAAGGCGGTTTTGTCGCTGAAATTCCAGCACTATCTGGCTGTTTGGCTCAGGGTGAAACCTTAGAAGAAACCCTACAAGAATTACTGATAGTAAAAGATTTATGGTTAGAAACAGCCCAAAAATATAATCAAAAACTTCCCAACTTAGAAACAGAGATAGCGAAAATCAAAGCATTAAGCACTGTATAG
- a CDS encoding type II toxin-antitoxin system HicA family toxin: MSKRDKLLELLKNSPNNARFNDICQLLELEGFSLDRITGSHHIFKRNDIILVIPVHNKKVKSVYIRRVLEIIGDN, from the coding sequence GTGTCTAAAAGGGATAAACTACTAGAACTACTGAAGAATAGTCCTAATAACGCAAGATTCAACGATATTTGTCAACTGCTAGAATTAGAAGGGTTTTCCCTTGATAGAATTACAGGTAGCCATCACATTTTTAAAAGAAATGATATTATTTTGGTCATACCTGTTCATAATAAAAAAGTAAAATCTGTTTATATTCGTCGAGTTCTTGAAATTATCGGAGATAACTAA
- the psbD gene encoding photosystem II D2 protein (photosystem q(a) protein) yields MTIAVGRAPERGLFDALDDWLKRDRFVFIGWSGLLLFPCAFMALGGWLTGTTFVTSWYTHGLASSYLEGGNFLTVAVSTPADAFGHSILFLWGPEAQGNFTRWCQIGGLWPFVALHGAFGLIGFMLRQFEIARLVGIRPYNALAFSGPIAVFVSVFLMYPLGQSSWFFAPSFGVAGIFRFILFFQGFHNWTLNPFHMMGVAGILGGALLCAIHGATVENTLFEDGEGSNTFRAFEPTQAEETYSMVTANRFWSQIFGIAFSNKRWLHFFMLFVPVTGLWMSAVGVVGLALNLRAYDFVSQELRAAEDPEFETFYTKNILLNEGLRAWMAPQDQPHENFIFPEEVLPRGNAL; encoded by the coding sequence ATGACCATTGCTGTCGGACGCGCCCCAGAAAGAGGGCTGTTTGATGCTCTCGATGACTGGCTCAAAAGAGACCGTTTCGTCTTCATCGGTTGGTCTGGTTTACTACTCTTCCCCTGCGCCTTCATGGCCCTAGGTGGATGGTTAACCGGCACCACCTTCGTCACCTCCTGGTACACCCACGGGTTAGCCAGTTCCTACCTGGAAGGCGGCAACTTCCTGACTGTAGCCGTCTCCACCCCCGCCGATGCCTTCGGTCACTCCATCCTCTTTCTCTGGGGACCGGAAGCCCAAGGTAACTTCACCCGTTGGTGTCAAATCGGCGGTTTATGGCCCTTTGTCGCCCTGCACGGTGCTTTCGGTCTGATTGGCTTCATGCTACGTCAGTTTGAAATCGCCCGTTTGGTCGGCATTCGTCCCTACAACGCCCTCGCCTTCTCAGGTCCGATTGCGGTGTTCGTCAGTGTCTTCCTGATGTACCCCCTCGGTCAGTCTAGCTGGTTCTTTGCCCCTAGCTTCGGCGTGGCTGGTATCTTCCGTTTTATTCTCTTCTTCCAAGGCTTCCACAACTGGACCCTCAACCCCTTCCACATGATGGGTGTAGCTGGTATCCTCGGTGGTGCGCTTCTCTGTGCTATTCACGGAGCGACCGTAGAAAATACCCTGTTTGAAGACGGTGAAGGTTCCAACACTTTCCGAGCTTTTGAACCCACCCAAGCGGAAGAAACCTACTCCATGGTCACTGCGAACCGTTTCTGGTCGCAAATCTTCGGCATCGCTTTCTCTAACAAACGTTGGTTACACTTCTTCATGCTCTTTGTCCCCGTGACTGGTTTATGGATGAGTGCTGTGGGTGTGGTTGGATTAGCGCTTAACCTACGGGCCTATGACTTCGTTTCTCAGGAATTGAGAGCGGCGGAAGACCCGGAATTTGAAACCTTCTACACTAAAAATATTCTGCTTAACGAAGGTCTGAGAGCTTGGATGGCTCCCCAAGACCAACCCCACGAAAACTTTATCTTCCCTGAAGAAGTATTACCTCGCGGTAACGCTCTCTAA
- a CDS encoding CPBP family glutamic-type intramembrane protease gives MVISQQIYTFIEPIVRVIFLRLNVAFSVIPSLADCGLSLLLLLLFTLIVLPLGFRFNFIKFEILTLSWPKLTRLLVFLFFMPAMGEEIIFRVLLLPNVNLENPSLISMFVWGSISLIAYIVYHPLNALTFYRAGFPTFFNPIFLFSMTLLGVICTISYFKSGSLWLSAIIHWLVVVGWLIFFDGYRMLSKAN, from the coding sequence ATGGTAATAAGTCAACAGATTTACACTTTTATTGAACCCATAGTTAGAGTAATTTTTCTTCGCCTAAATGTAGCTTTTTCGGTGATTCCATCTTTGGCTGACTGTGGGCTATCCCTCCTACTCTTATTATTATTTACTTTAATTGTCTTACCTCTAGGATTTAGGTTTAACTTTATTAAATTTGAAATACTAACCCTGTCATGGCCAAAACTAACCCGATTGCTTGTATTTCTCTTTTTCATGCCTGCAATGGGAGAGGAAATCATTTTCCGAGTTTTACTCTTGCCCAATGTTAATTTAGAAAACCCTTCGCTTATCTCCATGTTTGTGTGGGGAAGTATTAGCTTAATTGCTTATATTGTTTATCATCCTTTGAACGCTTTAACTTTTTATCGAGCAGGTTTTCCAACTTTTTTTAACCCAATTTTTCTGTTTTCAATGACACTACTAGGCGTAATCTGTACAATTTCCTATTTTAAATCTGGTTCACTTTGGCTCTCGGCAATAATTCATTGGCTCGTTGTGGTCGGATGGCTAATTTTTTTTGATGGATACAGGATGTTATCTAAAGCAAATTAG